One genomic window of Nicotiana sylvestris chromosome 10, ASM39365v2, whole genome shotgun sequence includes the following:
- the LOC104218853 gene encoding uncharacterized protein codes for MAESNSENYPSLPSNYVSIAQLQERWLKEKQRKQQEQEKQEKKNPQNPVLQNHQKHKNLQNRENHSGKGWREVDLIAKEPKSKAVKITAPVVEESIDGGSREKFKKKTKKGYFRNGKPRVERDETNNMAKVSTSDVAKEEISIVESVENGGKELSKVKYQHNGKYKEVKEVATLCVVEEVGENKVDKEHEKKKGYFRTRKPRIERDGTGNVAKDSTINVAKEAILTVDNVENGGRELFKGKYQYNGKYKEIKEVATVCMVVEVGENKVDKEHEKKKGYFRKREPRVETDGKGDTAKVSRMNVVKEEIMTVDSEKIGGRELSKGKYKWNGEYKEFKEVATVCMVEVVCENKVDKKHEKEEELLVDVKERSNENVRVRGGAFHGYVDNRRDVPLIDKIEKDVRNLSLSDRRRYGGHRRPSVGVYSGDKWRYGTTSRRYELRKMLKNVWVKKGESSNGSVAETETQVDFSSQSTSQSQLCSQ; via the exons ATGGCTGAGTCTAATTCTGAAAATTACCCTTCACTCCCCTCCAATTACGTCTCCATAGCCCAACTCCAAGAACGATGGCTCAaggagaaacaaagaaaacaacaagaacaggaaaaacaagaaaagaaaaacccaCAAAATCCAGTTCTTCAAAATCATCAAAAACATAAAAATCTGCAAAATCGTGAAAATCACAGTGGAAAAGGTTGGCGTGAGGTGGATTTGATTGCTAAAGAACCTAAGTCAAAGGCGGTCAAAATCACTGCTCCTGTGGTTGAAGAAAGTATTGATGGAGGATCAAgggaaaaatttaagaagaaaacgAAAAAGGGCTATTTTCGAAATGGGAAACCTAGGGTTGAAAGAGATGAAACAAATAATATGGCTAAAGTTTCAACCTCTGATGTGGCCAAGGAAGAAATCAGTATAGTAGAGAGCGTCGAAAATGGTGGAAAAGAATTATCTAAGGTTAAATATCAGCACAATGGAAAATATAAGGAGGTCAAAGAAGTGGCTACTCTTTGCGTGGTGGAGGAGGTAGGAGAAAACAAGGTAGATAAGGAACATGAGAAGAAAAAGGGCTATTTTAGGACAAGGAAACCTAGGATTGAAAGAGATGGAACGGGAAATGTGGCTAAAGATTCAACTATTAATGTGGCCAAGGAAGCAATCTTGACAGTGGATAATGTGGAAAATGGTGGAAGAGAATTATTTAAGGGTAAATATCAGTATAATGGAAAATATAAGGAGATCAAAGAAGTGGCTACTGTTTGCATGGTGGTGGAGGTAGGAGAAAACAAGGTAGATAAGGAACATGAGAAGAAAAAGGGCTATTTTAGAAAAAGGGAACCTAGGGTTGAAACAGATGGAAAAGGAGATACGGCTAAAGTTTCAAGAATGAATGTGGTCAAGGAAGAAATCATGACAGTGGATAGTGAGAAAATTGGTGGAAGAGAATTATCTAAGGGTAAATATAAGTGGAATGGTGAGTATAAGGAATTTAAAGAAGTAGCTACTGTTTGTATGGTGGAGGTGGTATGTGAAAACAAGGTAGATAAGAAACACGAGAAGGAGGAAGAGCTTTTAGTTGATGTGAAAGAAAGAAGTAATGAGAACGTAAGAGTGAGAGGTGGCGCATTTCATGGATATGTTGATAATAGGAGAGATGTACCCTTGATAGATAAGATTGAGAAAGATGTTAGGAATTTGTCATTGAGTGATAGGAGGAGGTATGGTGGCCACAGGAGGCCGAGTGTCGGGGTGTATAGTGGTGACAAGTGGAGATATGGGACTACTTCCAGAAGGTATGAACTGCgaaaaatgttgaaaaatgtGTGGGTTAAAAAGGGGGAGTCTTCAAATGGTAGTGTTGCTGAGACTGAAACTCAG GTTGATTTTTCAAGCCAAAGCACAAGTCAGAGTCAGCTGTGCTCTCAGTGA